The following nucleotide sequence is from Deinococcus radiopugnans ATCC 19172.
CGAGGGGGTGCCGTCGGGCCTGCCGCTGGGCAAGGGCGACATCGACCCGTGGCTGCGGCGGCGGCAGGGGGGCTACGGGCGGGGGCGGCGCATGGTGATCGAGACCGACGAGGCGGCCATCCTCAGCGGCGTGCGGGCGGGGCGCACCACTGGAGCGCCGATCGCGCTCTCCATCGAGAACAAGGACCACCGCAACTGGACCGAGATCATGTCGCCGGAGCCGGGCAATGAGCCGCGCAAGAAGGCGCTGACCGACGCCCGCCCCGGCCACGCGGACCTGACCGGCGGCATCAAGTACCGGCACAAGGACCTCAGAGACGTGCTGGAACGCGCCAGCGCCCGCGAGACGGCCTCAAGGGTGGCGGTCGGAGCCGTGGCCCTGAAGTTGCTGGAGGAACTGGGCATTCAGGGCGCGAACTACGTGTCGAGTCTGGCCGGCATCGAGACCAAACAGGCCTTTCGCTGGGACGCGCTGGAGGCCATCGAGGACAGCGACCTGCGCACGCCCGACACCGACGCTGCCGAAAAAATGCGCGAACGCATCGACGCGGCCAAGAAGGACGGCGACACCCTGGGCGGCATTCTGGAGGTGCGGTTCCGGGGGCTGCCGGTGGGGCTGGGCAGCTTCGTCCACTGGGACCGCAAGCTGGACGGGCGCATCGCGCAGGCGTGCCTGAGCGTGCAGGCCATGAAGGGCGTGGAGATCGGGCGGGCCTTCGACAACGCCGTGAAGGCCGGCAGCGGCGTGCATGACGCCATCCACTACCGTGACGGCACCTACGCCAGAGACACCAACGGCGCGGGTGGCCTGGAAGCCGGCATGACCAACGGCGAGGAACTGGTGGTCCGGGTGGCGATGAAGCCGATTGCCACCCTGATGAAGCCGCTACCCACCGTGAACGTCGTGTCCCACGAGGCGTCCGACGCGGCCCGTGAGCGCAGCGACACCACCGCCGTCCCGGCCGCCGGGGTCATCTTGCACTGCGTAATCGGTCTGGTGATCGCCGACGCCATTCAGGAGAAATTCGGCGGCGACACCCTGACCGAGTTGCAGGAGCGGGTGGCGGCGGCGCGCGCCTACGCCCAGACGTATTAATGGCACAGGTGGCCTGATGGAGAGGGGTGAGGTGGCGGCGCCGTTGCCTCTCTCGGCGGCATTCCCCGGAGGCCTCCCAGAATGCGTTGAGCACGAGCTTCAGGCGCTGCTGGCAACCCCGACTGAGGCGCCAGACCGTGCCTTTGTTACTCCGCTCACAGGTGAGTCCTCTAGACTGTCCCCCATGTTGGGGACGGGCCTGATCGAACGCCCAGTGGACTGGGTGGCGCTGGCCGGCTTCATGGGCACTGGAAAAAGCCGCGTGGGCTGGGAACTCTCACGCGCCCTGGCGCTGCATTTCGTGGACACCGACAAGCTGATTACACGGGTGGTGGGCAAGAGTATCCCCGAAGTGTTCGCGCAGGAGGGCGAGGGGTACTTCCGCGCCTGCGAGGCCGAGGTGGTGCGCCGGGTGTCGCGGCTGGACCACGCGGTCATCAGCCTGGGCGGCGGCACCTTTATCCATGAGGCCAACCGCCGCACGCTGCTGGAGCGCGGGCCGGTGGTGGTGTTGTGGGCCACTCCGGAAACGGTGTACCAGCGCACCAAGCACAGTGACCGCCCGCTGCTGCGCGCCGAGGACCCCCTGGGCCGCATCCGCAGCCTGATGGACGAGCGCGAGGGCGTGTACCGCCAGGGCACCATTCACGTCCACAGCGACGGTCGGCCCTCCGAGGAAATCGTGGAAGAGATCATCGAGCGCCTGTGGAACTGGTCCGACGCGGCCCACGCCTGGGCCGACGCCCCCGACTCGGTAAACGCAGAACCTGTGGCAGACCGTGCGACGGATTGAGGTCGGCGGGACGCAACCGTACGCGGTAGAGGTGGGGGCGGGACTGCTCTCACGCCTGCAAGTGCCGCAGCGCCACGTTGCGCTGATTTCTCCGGTTGATCTGCCCAGACAGTTCGTGGCGGCGGCGCAGGCCAGTCTCTCCCCCACCGTGACAGTCACCGTGCCCGCCCGCGACGACTGCAAGACGCTGACGGTGCTGGGCGGCGTCCTGTCCAAACTGGCCGCTGCCAACATTCCCAGGGACGGCGCGGTGGTGGGGCTGGGCGGCGGCGCGGCCACCGATCTGGCGGGTTTTGCGGCGGCCAGCTACCTGCGCGGCGTCGCCTTCTACACGCTGCCCACCACCCTGCTGGGCATGGTGGACGCGGCGGTGGGCGGCAAAACCGGCGTCAACCTGCCGGAGGGCAAGAATCTGGTGGGCGCGTTTCATCCCCCGAA
It contains:
- a CDS encoding shikimate kinase; translation: MLGTGLIERPVDWVALAGFMGTGKSRVGWELSRALALHFVDTDKLITRVVGKSIPEVFAQEGEGYFRACEAEVVRRVSRLDHAVISLGGGTFIHEANRRTLLERGPVVVLWATPETVYQRTKHSDRPLLRAEDPLGRIRSLMDEREGVYRQGTIHVHSDGRPSEEIVEEIIERLWNWSDAAHAWADAPDSVNAEPVADRATD
- the aroC gene encoding chorismate synthase; translated protein: MRYLTAGESHGPQLTAIIEGVPSGLPLGKGDIDPWLRRRQGGYGRGRRMVIETDEAAILSGVRAGRTTGAPIALSIENKDHRNWTEIMSPEPGNEPRKKALTDARPGHADLTGGIKYRHKDLRDVLERASARETASRVAVGAVALKLLEELGIQGANYVSSLAGIETKQAFRWDALEAIEDSDLRTPDTDAAEKMRERIDAAKKDGDTLGGILEVRFRGLPVGLGSFVHWDRKLDGRIAQACLSVQAMKGVEIGRAFDNAVKAGSGVHDAIHYRDGTYARDTNGAGGLEAGMTNGEELVVRVAMKPIATLMKPLPTVNVVSHEASDAARERSDTTAVPAAGVILHCVIGLVIADAIQEKFGGDTLTELQERVAAARAYAQTY